In Pseudomonas fakonensis, one DNA window encodes the following:
- a CDS encoding ABC transporter substrate-binding protein, giving the protein MRYFKQLAATVLATTFSLTAAAQTLVVGDQSYNAQAVMEAAGVLDGLPYTLEWKQFTAGSPVAEALNVGSLDIGLLGDAPPLFLGALGAPIKVIAVSRQNLEGVAILARKDSSIHSLQDLRGKRAALWKGSWSQQLLFSALDKAGVPRDALELRYLSALDASHALDGGSVDVIATWEPYVTQQERQGARVLATAEGVIPAQSFVVANSKAVDAKRAQIADFLQRLKKARDWTLSDPAHTEAYADAWAKRTRADGDIARAWFARARTDLAPLNPQVIVDAQKTVDFFAGIGLIKGYPAASLFDSSFGAAIAK; this is encoded by the coding sequence GTGCGTTACTTCAAGCAACTGGCTGCCACCGTGCTGGCCACCACTTTCAGCCTCACCGCCGCCGCCCAGACACTGGTGGTCGGTGACCAGAGCTACAACGCCCAGGCGGTGATGGAAGCGGCCGGGGTATTGGACGGCTTGCCCTACACCCTGGAATGGAAGCAGTTCACCGCAGGCTCCCCGGTGGCCGAGGCGCTGAATGTCGGCAGCCTCGACATCGGCCTGCTGGGCGATGCGCCGCCGCTGTTTCTCGGCGCCCTCGGCGCGCCGATCAAGGTGATCGCGGTCAGCCGGCAAAACCTTGAAGGCGTGGCCATCCTGGCCCGCAAGGACTCATCCATCCACAGCCTGCAAGACCTGCGCGGCAAACGCGCGGCACTGTGGAAGGGCTCGTGGAGCCAGCAGCTGCTGTTCAGCGCCCTGGACAAAGCCGGCGTGCCACGCGATGCCCTGGAACTGCGCTACCTGAGCGCCCTCGATGCCTCCCACGCCCTGGACGGCGGCTCGGTGGACGTGATTGCCACCTGGGAGCCCTACGTCACCCAGCAGGAGCGCCAGGGCGCGCGGGTGTTGGCCACTGCAGAAGGGGTGATCCCGGCGCAGAGTTTCGTGGTGGCCAACAGCAAGGCGGTGGACGCCAAGCGCGCGCAGATCGCCGACTTTTTGCAGCGCCTGAAAAAGGCCCGTGACTGGACCTTGAGCGACCCGGCCCACACCGAGGCCTACGCCGATGCCTGGGCCAAACGCACCCGTGCCGACGGCGACATCGCCCGCGCCTGGTTCGCCCGCGCCCGCACCGACCTGGCGCCGCTGAACCCGCAGGTGATCGTCGATGCGCAAAAGACCGTGGATTTTTTCGCCGGCATCGGCCTGATCAAGGGCTACCCGGCGGCCAGCCTGTTCGACAGCTCGTTCGGGGCGGCCATCGCCAAGTAA